A single Manduca sexta isolate Smith_Timp_Sample1 chromosome 11, JHU_Msex_v1.0, whole genome shotgun sequence DNA region contains:
- the LOC119189038 gene encoding uncharacterized protein LOC119189038: MVTITIRSRVDTNFELQIEAYVLKNITSCLPERKLEPFDWIEINGLYLADPEFNIPNKIDMLFGANVYSHILKEGMKRSPNGNFIAQSTKLGWIISGTVNERSSEDKENSNVISVLHTRAEEDILKKFWELEEQLPRSTWSEEEQACEEIFKRTTNRTPEGRYIVNLPFREDFAQCQNNGSLEIAIAKFKSLEKRLSKDLELKASYKEMINEYLQLGHMRTVEEKDEKAHEAVYLPHHAVVRMDKSTSKVRVVFNASSKNKRGVSLNDCLMVGPKLQPDLRHLVFRWRIYPIVMVADIVKMYRQVRIAEQDAKFQRIVWRDNPEDKIKEFELMTVTFGTASAPYLAVRALKQLSDDEAKDYPIAAPQVKNHSTWMT, translated from the coding sequence ATGGTTACAATCACAATAAGATCAAGAGTCGACACAAACTTTGAACTGCAAATTGAAGCCTacgtgttgaaaaatattacgtcatGTCTGCCTGAAAGGAAATTAGAGCCATTTGATTGgatagaaataaatggtttatatttGGCAGATCCGGAGTTCAACATTCCGAACAAAATTGATATGTTGTTTGGAGCCAATGTGTACAGCCACATACTAAAAGAAGGCATGAAGAGGAGTCCAAACGGAAACTTTATTGCTCAAAGTACGAAGCTCGGATGGATAATATCAGGCACTGTCAATGAGAGGTCAAGCGAAGATAAAGAAAATTCGAACGTTATTTCAGTATTGCATACTAGAGCAGAAGAagacattttaaagaaattttgggAATTAGAGGAACAATTACCAAGATCAACATGGTCAGAAGAAGAACAAGCCTGTGAAGAGATTTTCAAAAGGACAACAAATAGAACACCGGAAGGgcgatatattgtaaatttacccTTCCGAGAAGATTTTGCCCAATGTCAAAACAATGGATCATTGGAGATAGCAATAGCTAAGTTCAAATCATTGGAAAAAAGACTCTCGAAAGACTTGGAACTCAAGGCCAGTTATAAGGAAAtgattaacgaatatttacaactAGGGCACATGCGAACAGTTGAAGAAAAGGACGAAAAGGCACACGAAGCAGTATATTTACCCCATCATGCTGTTGTACGAATGGATAAATCAACCTCAAAGGTTCGAGTAGTATTTAATGCTTCCAGCAAGAATAAGCGAGGGGTTTCATTAAACGATTGTTTAATGGTAGGTCCTAAATTGCAGCCAGATTTAAGACATTTAGTTTTTCGATGGAGAATCTATCCAATTGTTATGGTGGCGGACATTGTCAAAATGTATCGTCAAGTTCGGATAGCAGAACAAGATGCTAAATTTCAACGCATTGTGTGGCGCGATAATCCTgaagataaaattaaggaatttgAATTAATGACAGTCACATTTGGTACCGCTTCAGCACCTTACTTAGCGGTTAGGgcattaaaacaattaagtGATGATGAAGCAAAGGATTACCCAATAGCCGCGCCACAAGTAAAGAATCATTCTACATGGATGACTTAA
- the LOC119189039 gene encoding uncharacterized protein LOC119189039 produces MGSLPSVRCTPARAFSNSGVDYAGPINIRTSKGRGNHSYKGYICLFVCMSTRAIHLELVSDMSTQAFLAAFRRFVSRRGHCSHLWSDNGTTFVGASKELKQLVKAAHKSAAAELATHGTEWHFIPPHAPNFGGLWEAGIKSTKFHLKRVIGDSMLTFEEMTTLLNQIEACLNSRPITVMDNTDVIEPLPLTPGHFLIGEPLVAVPDPNYESSKINSLSRWQLLQKCIKAFGDVGGFTGITQEYERPEAPKLVVQTVGRSIEESTMDVIHLLESESRLCFLSYLAR; encoded by the exons ATGGGATCTTTACCATCAGTTCGTTGTACTCCAGCTAGAGCATTTAGTAACAGCGGAGTAGACTACGCGGGACCCATCAATATAAGAACAAGTAAAGGAAGAGGAAATCATTCCTACAAAggttatatttgtctatttgtatgtatgtccaCACGTGCTATACACTTAGAATTAGTTAGCGACATGAGTACTCAAGCATTTTTAGCAGCCTTCAGAAGGTTCGTGTCCAGGCGCGGTCATTGTTCCCATTTATGGAGTGATAATGGCACAACGTTCGTAGGTGCCTCCAAGGAACTTAAACAATTAGTTAAGGCAGCTCACAAGTCGGCTGCTGCGGAATTAGCAACCCATGGCACAGAATGGCACTTTATCCCGCCTCACGCGCCCAACTTTGGAGGTCTTTGGGAAGCGGGCATAAAATCGACAAAATTTCACCTCAAGCGAGTTATTGGTGATTCAATGCTCACGTTTGAAGAAATGACCACACTGCTTAACCAAATAGAAGCTTGTTTAAACTCTAGACCAATAACGGTCATGGACAACACCGACGTGATTGAACCTCTTCCATTAACACCAGGACATTTTCTAATAGGCGAACCATTAGTTGCAGTGCCTGATCCTAATTATGAAAGTTCGAAGATCAATTCACTTAGTAGATGGCAGTTACTTCAAAAATGTATCAAAGCTTTTGGCGACGTTgga GGTTTCACAGGCATCACACAGGAGTATGAGAGGCCCGAGGCGCCTAAGCTGGTGGTGCAGACGGTGGGCCGCTCCATCGAGGAGTCCACCATGGATGTCATACACCTGCTTGAATCCGAG AGCAGATTATGTTTCCTCAGTTATTTGGCGCGATAA